In one Bufo gargarizans isolate SCDJY-AF-19 chromosome 11, ASM1485885v1, whole genome shotgun sequence genomic region, the following are encoded:
- the LOC122922180 gene encoding carbohydrate sulfotransferase 9-like → MRKLQKKRILRLIFSFLCAFFLYTWKKHLLPISRTDSFKSLAAPQYSIVDSQEQRKANIRSVCERNNLNGSSFVVPRNVTAQLYVEHSHKFIYCEVPKVGCSNWKRIILLLNKSLDLSADELQHFQVHKSKQLVKLSSYPPSLQKELLATYTKVMFTRDPLERVVSAYRDKFLHYDNVYYSTNFSNLIKNILGIHSKANLTFEQFACFIVQENPSYRDTHWKPMNELCDPCKIQYDIIGKFETLAEDADLVLRTIGASQNLKYPTIKHHSNESRTSEDISKHYLEMLPPVLFRKLMNIYGLDFSMFEYSYYKSEFF, encoded by the exons GCAGGACTGATTCATTCAAGTCATTAG CTGCTCCACAGTATTCAATTGTGGATTCTCAAGAACAGAGGAAGGCTAATATAAGATCTGTATGCGAGAGGAACAATCTCAACGGCTCGTCCTTTGTGGTGCCTCGTAATGTAACTGCCCAGTTATACGTTGAACACAGCCATAAATTTATATATTGTGAGGTGCCCAAGGTAGGCTGCTCAAACTGGAAAAGAATCATCCTACTACTGAACAAATCTCTTGATCTCTCTGCAGATGAGCTTCAACATTTCCAGGTACATAAGTCAAAACAACTCGTCAAGTTGAGCTCATATCCTCCCTCCCTTCAGAAAGAACTTCTAGCAACTTATACTAAAGTGATGTTTACTCGAGATCCCCTAGAGCGAGTTGTTTCTGCCTACAGAGACAAGTTTCTTCATTATGATAATGTTTACTACAGCACCAACTTTTCAAATCTGATCAAAAATATACTTGGTATCCATTCCAAGGCAAACCTTACTTTTGAACAATTTGCCTGCTTTATCGTTCAGGAAAATCCATCCTATAGAGACACTCACTGGAAGCCTATGAATGAGCTGTGTGATCCGTGCAAAATCCAATATGATATTATCGGCAAGTTTGAAACCTTAGCAGAGGATGCAGATCTTGTTTTACGAACCATAGGGGCCTCCCAAAATTTGAAATACCCCACAATTAAACATCATTCTAATGAGTCCCGTACAAGTGAAGACATAAGCAAACATTACCTGGAAATGCTTCCTCCAGTTCTATTTAGGAAACTTATGAATATCTACGGACTGGACTTCTCCATGTTTGAATATAGTTATTACAAAAGTGAATTTTTCTAA